A genome region from Chloroflexota bacterium includes the following:
- a CDS encoding LacI family DNA-binding transcriptional regulator has translation MDIARRAGVSKVTVSRVLNNRPDVSAETRERILQLVTELRYTPDARARSLTHRRTRTVGLLMDDLTTPFMLESIRGIERVMRERGYQLILANSDGSPERERATLRLFREHRVDGIIAMPCQFESSAIEDVAADGTPLVLVNRFLQHANLDAVLNDNYAVGRLGTLHLGRAGRRRIGLILRRRTISTVFERLRGYRDALAELGLPFDPSLVVKIAETFEGSREATTQLLGLAEPPDAIFAYNDAVALGVLSVLRERGLRVPADMAVLGGDQLTGGDQLWVPLSTIAQRGATIGERAAWLLLARIEKGPAEEPRRMLVPPELIVRASCGAAGP, from the coding sequence ATGGACATAGCCCGCCGGGCGGGCGTCTCGAAGGTCACCGTCTCGCGGGTGCTGAACAACCGCCCGGACGTGAGCGCCGAGACCCGCGAGCGCATCCTCCAGCTGGTCACGGAGCTGCGCTACACTCCTGACGCGCGGGCGCGCAGCCTGACCCACCGGCGCACGCGGACGGTCGGCCTGCTGATGGACGATCTCACCACGCCGTTCATGCTGGAGTCGATTCGCGGCATCGAACGGGTGATGCGCGAGCGCGGCTACCAGTTGATCCTGGCGAACAGCGATGGCAGCCCCGAACGCGAGCGGGCAACCTTGCGCCTCTTTCGCGAGCACCGGGTGGACGGCATCATCGCGATGCCGTGCCAGTTCGAAAGCTCAGCCATCGAGGATGTGGCGGCGGACGGCACGCCGCTGGTGCTGGTCAATCGCTTTCTCCAGCACGCGAACCTGGATGCCGTGCTGAACGACAACTACGCCGTGGGACGGCTCGGCACGCTCCACCTGGGACGAGCAGGCCGACGCCGAATCGGGCTGATCCTGCGGCGACGCACCATCTCGACGGTCTTCGAGCGGCTGCGCGGCTACCGCGACGCCCTGGCCGAGCTTGGCCTGCCGTTCGACCCGTCGCTGGTGGTGAAGATCGCGGAGACGTTCGAGGGGAGCCGTGAGGCCACCACCCAACTGCTCGGGCTGGCCGAGCCTCCAGACGCGATCTTCGCCTACAACGACGCGGTGGCGCTGGGCGTCCTCAGCGTCCTGCGTGAGCGCGGGCTGCGCGTCCCCGCCGACATGGCGGTGCTCGGCGGGGACCAGTTGACGGGCGGCGATCAGCTCTGGGTGCCGCTCTCGACCATCGCGCAGCGCGGCGCGACCATCGGCGAGCGGGCGGCATGGCTGCTGCTCGCGCGGATCGAGAAGGGGCCAGCGGAGGAGCCGCGGCGGATGCTGGTGCCGCCCGAGCTGATCGTGCGGGCGTCGTGCGGCGCGGCAGGACCGTGA
- a CDS encoding extracellular solute-binding protein yields MSLHQIANRRVARRSFVFGALATAGAALLSACSAPPAPAAPTTAPKPAGTSAPPPVAVGGQASPAPAASPAGAAAASPAAGASPAASASPAAAAPVASPAAAASPAPSPAAQQAPVFTGRTVQIDFSHIWATPPGATSAQVHPAEQVVNAYNARNTGVKVNSRVDSTVYLESIQKAQADMAAGKPPALVMTPWAFINFAEAALNTTNLEDLAPAGELDTMLANMNPAAVNLVTLNGKRKGFPYALSCPVIYYNNDVLKKAGVEPAALFKDWAAFAELGPKIKAVTNAPIIGVGTNSDWPAQSLIQSAGGRILNDDNTPAIDSPESVTAMKTIADLNKAGLWSTATSQENNAAFSGGTLPLFMASVAALGGFRRNLSFDFNTSTFPLFTGKPRRMSAGGSYIGCYAKDKDQQVAAWDFLKFAASEEGTKIWMQTGYLNVTKHSVQTLPGQEAAYTQLNEGLTRETAWPGRRGAEASRVWDGYVQRIWSNDVSVEDGLKQAKAELTTLFSQA; encoded by the coding sequence ATGTCTCTGCACCAGATCGCGAATCGCCGCGTAGCCCGACGCTCGTTCGTGTTTGGCGCCCTGGCCACGGCCGGCGCGGCCCTGCTCTCGGCCTGCAGCGCACCGCCCGCGCCCGCCGCGCCGACCACCGCCCCCAAGCCGGCCGGCACCTCGGCGCCGCCGCCCGTCGCGGTCGGCGGGCAGGCGTCGCCGGCGCCGGCCGCCTCGCCGGCCGGCGCTGCCGCGGCGTCCCCTGCTGCTGGGGCCTCGCCGGCGGCCAGCGCGTCGCCCGCTGCTGCCGCGCCGGTGGCCTCCCCGGCCGCTGCCGCATCGCCTGCACCCTCGCCGGCCGCCCAGCAGGCCCCGGTCTTCACCGGCCGGACCGTGCAGATCGACTTCTCGCACATCTGGGCCACCCCGCCCGGCGCGACGTCTGCCCAGGTCCACCCGGCCGAGCAGGTCGTGAACGCCTACAACGCCAGGAACACCGGCGTGAAGGTCAACAGCCGCGTAGACAGCACCGTCTACCTGGAGAGCATCCAGAAGGCGCAGGCCGACATGGCGGCCGGCAAGCCGCCGGCCCTGGTGATGACGCCGTGGGCGTTCATCAACTTCGCGGAGGCGGCCCTCAACACGACGAACCTGGAAGACCTCGCGCCGGCCGGCGAGCTTGACACGATGCTGGCCAACATGAACCCGGCCGCCGTCAACCTCGTGACACTCAACGGCAAGCGCAAGGGCTTCCCGTACGCGCTGTCCTGCCCGGTCATCTACTACAACAACGATGTCCTGAAGAAGGCAGGCGTCGAGCCGGCTGCGCTGTTCAAGGACTGGGCCGCGTTTGCGGAGCTGGGACCGAAGATCAAGGCCGTCACCAATGCGCCGATCATCGGCGTCGGGACCAACTCGGACTGGCCGGCCCAGAGCCTGATCCAGAGCGCCGGCGGCCGCATCCTCAACGACGACAACACCCCGGCCATCGACAGCCCCGAGTCCGTCACGGCCATGAAGACGATCGCCGATCTGAACAAGGCCGGCCTCTGGTCTACGGCCACCTCGCAGGAGAACAACGCGGCGTTCAGCGGCGGCACGCTCCCGCTGTTCATGGCGAGCGTCGCGGCGCTGGGCGGGTTCCGGCGCAACCTCTCGTTCGACTTCAACACCAGCACCTTCCCGCTGTTCACCGGCAAGCCTCGGCGGATGTCGGCGGGCGGGTCGTACATCGGCTGCTACGCCAAGGACAAGGATCAGCAGGTGGCGGCCTGGGACTTCCTGAAGTTCGCGGCCTCCGAGGAGGGCACGAAGATCTGGATGCAGACGGGCTACCTGAACGTCACGAAGCATTCGGTGCAGACGCTGCCGGGCCAGGAGGCGGCGTACACCCAGCTCAACGAGGGCCTGACCCGCGAGACGGCCTGGCCGGGCCGGCGCGGCGCAGAGGCGTCTCGGGTCTGGGATGGGTACGTCCAGCGGATCTGGTCGAACGACGTGAGCGTGGAGGACGGCCTGAAGCAGGCCAAGGCCGAGCTGACGACGCTGTTCTCGCAGGCGTAG
- a CDS encoding sugar-binding transcriptional regulator, which translates to MAVPDDSDDLLASAARMYYLDQLDQREIGDLLGVSRSTVSRLLKSARDRGLVQISVSPYDPRDRQREAALQDRFGVRHAVVIRTTGRSAANVGRTVGYFAAAAASELIGAGATVGVSGGRTLAALVSFMAPAEAAQHVTILPMMGNIGPQTTAIDGLEISRELARRLQGAFYTVNAPAVVQDRQARDMLLAHAHIRLVWELFDTLTLAFVGIGTLADSIFVEQGVFRPAELADLGRSGVVGEICGRFFDRDGRECATEYRDRVLSIDLDVLRRCAHVVGVTNGPRRAAAVHAALRGGLIASLVIDDVGADAVLALSDDA; encoded by the coding sequence ATGGCTGTTCCTGACGACTCGGACGACTTGCTCGCCTCCGCTGCGCGGATGTACTACCTCGATCAGCTCGACCAGCGCGAGATCGGCGACCTCCTCGGCGTCTCCCGCTCCACCGTCTCGCGCCTGCTCAAGAGCGCGCGCGACCGGGGCCTCGTCCAGATCTCGGTCAGCCCCTACGACCCGCGTGACCGCCAGCGCGAGGCGGCCCTCCAGGACCGTTTCGGCGTGCGCCACGCGGTGGTCATCCGGACCACTGGCCGCTCGGCGGCGAACGTCGGGCGGACAGTCGGCTACTTCGCGGCTGCGGCGGCGTCCGAGCTGATCGGTGCTGGCGCGACGGTCGGCGTCTCAGGCGGACGGACCCTCGCGGCGCTCGTCAGCTTCATGGCCCCGGCCGAGGCCGCCCAGCACGTGACGATCCTGCCGATGATGGGCAACATCGGCCCCCAGACGACCGCCATCGACGGGCTGGAGATCAGCCGCGAGCTGGCGCGGCGGCTCCAGGGCGCGTTTTACACCGTGAACGCGCCGGCCGTCGTGCAGGACCGGCAGGCCCGCGACATGCTGCTGGCCCACGCCCACATCCGCCTCGTCTGGGAGCTGTTCGACACCCTGACCCTGGCCTTCGTGGGGATCGGGACGCTCGCCGACTCGATCTTCGTGGAGCAAGGCGTGTTCCGTCCGGCCGAACTGGCGGATCTAGGACGCAGCGGCGTTGTCGGCGAGATCTGTGGACGATTCTTCGATCGTGACGGGAGGGAGTGCGCGACTGAGTATCGAGACCGTGTCTTGAGCATCGACCTGGATGTGCTCCGACGATGCGCCCACGTCGTCGGCGTGACCAACGGCCCGCGGCGGGCGGCGGCAGTCCATGCTGCCTTGCGCGGCGGCCTGATCGCCTCGCTGGTCATCGACGACGTCGGTGCAGACGCCGTCCTGGCCCTATCTGACGACGCCTGA
- a CDS encoding CoA transferase gives MTAHLLAGVRVVDLTWALSGPFCTLLLAGLGADVIKIENPAGPDSSRTNAPFLGRDGLSVLQRHEDDMSLGHIVRSRGKRAVTLNLKHPQGREVFADLVRDAHVVVENFSRGTLDRLGVGYAWGAGINPAIVYCSISGFGADGPPGGGKAMDVVIQALSGLMLASGNADDPPIRNGVPLGDLTAPLFAAIGILAALRQAEQTGVGQQVDVSMLGALTSLVGAEPFDAMARCGVPVRTGPKMTRLVPFGIFQTADGFVTLTAPTDRQFADIVGVMGQPGLLTDERFRTRDRRVANAQALEEMVEAWTRSHTTAEVVTLLDAVGVPAAEVRDPREAVHDERVLRRGEIVPLRHPTYRPALAATEGSAAGRSADAAAPGEPAGDAEVYGTGLPIRFSAAEAGYARPAPWVGEHNDEVYGGLLGYTPERLARLRADGVI, from the coding sequence ATGACCGCCCACCTGCTCGCCGGCGTCCGCGTCGTCGATCTGACCTGGGCGCTGTCGGGTCCGTTCTGCACCCTCCTGCTGGCTGGCCTGGGTGCGGACGTCATCAAGATCGAGAACCCGGCCGGTCCGGACTCCTCCCGTACCAACGCACCGTTCCTCGGGCGAGACGGCCTCAGCGTCCTGCAGCGCCACGAAGACGACATGTCGCTCGGGCATATCGTGCGCTCGCGCGGGAAGCGGGCGGTCACGCTCAACCTGAAGCATCCGCAGGGCCGCGAGGTCTTCGCCGATCTGGTGCGCGATGCTCACGTGGTGGTCGAGAACTTCTCCCGTGGCACGCTCGACCGGTTGGGCGTCGGCTACGCCTGGGGTGCCGGCATCAACCCGGCCATCGTCTACTGCTCGATCAGCGGCTTCGGCGCTGACGGCCCGCCCGGCGGCGGCAAGGCGATGGACGTGGTGATTCAGGCGTTGAGCGGCCTGATGCTGGCCAGCGGCAACGCCGACGACCCTCCCATCCGCAACGGCGTCCCGCTGGGCGACCTGACCGCGCCGCTGTTCGCCGCGATCGGCATCCTGGCGGCGCTCCGGCAGGCCGAGCAGACAGGCGTCGGGCAGCAGGTGGACGTCTCGATGCTCGGAGCGCTGACGTCGCTGGTGGGCGCGGAGCCGTTCGACGCGATGGCCCGCTGCGGCGTCCCCGTCCGGACCGGCCCGAAAATGACCCGCCTCGTGCCGTTCGGCATCTTCCAGACGGCGGACGGCTTCGTCACGCTGACCGCGCCGACCGACCGTCAGTTCGCGGACATCGTGGGGGTGATGGGCCAGCCCGGCCTGCTGACTGACGAGCGCTTTCGCACCCGCGACCGCCGCGTCGCGAACGCGCAGGCGTTGGAAGAGATGGTGGAAGCGTGGACGCGCTCCCACACCACGGCGGAGGTCGTGACGCTGCTGGACGCGGTCGGCGTGCCGGCGGCCGAGGTCCGCGACCCGCGCGAGGCCGTCCACGACGAGCGGGTCTTGCGGCGCGGGGAGATCGTGCCGCTGCGCCACCCGACGTACCGTCCGGCCCTGGCCGCCACCGAGGGGTCAGCGGCCGGCCGCTCAGCGGATGCCGCCGCCCCGGGCGAGCCGGCTGGCGACGCCGAGGTCTACGGCACCGGCCTGCCCATCCGCTTCTCGGCCGCCGAGGCTGGCTACGCCCGGCCGGCCCCGTGGGTCGGCGAGCACAACGACGAGGTCTACGGCGGCCTGCTGGGCTACACCCCCGAGCGGCTCGCCCGGCTGCGAGCAGACGGCGTCATCTGA
- a CDS encoding proline--tRNA ligase, with protein MTVSRWSRLFAPTLKEAPVDAVAVSHRLLVRAGFVRQLAAGIYSYLPLAIRTLAKVEAIIREEMERIGGQEFRLPALHPAEIWRQSGRWEVMGDEMFRLTDRRGSEYGLGMTHEEIFTLLARDELRSYRDLPQVWYQIQTKFRDEPRPKSGLLRVREFPMKDAYTFDLDQAGLDAAYDDQRAAYERIFRRCGIPTVMVQAHSGAMGGSGSAEFMARTDAGEDLVAACTSCDYAANVETAIARIEAAGAPDPADLRDTPERFATPGVVTIDALASPPYSVAPHRQLKTLIYVADGTPVVAVVRGDHSLSEAKLQTATGASVVRPAAPEEIVPLMGAHPGSLGAVRFTGATVLVDTVLAEAAGMVTGANDDGVHLRGVDVQRDVLPFGLAGQDGAAGARAIDLRTVQPGEGCPRCDGHLEVFKALELGHIFKLGAKYSTPLGANVLTADGASVPIFMGSYGIGVGRVMAAAIELHHDDDGIIWPWSIAPYHVQLLTLGREPALAQCAEEVLAMLQAAGLDVLYDDRDARAGVKFKDADLLGLPLRLSIGQKGLAQGAVEWKERDGGAVELTPLAELPERLRASIERRSRTR; from the coding sequence ATGACCGTTTCACGTTGGAGTCGGCTGTTTGCGCCGACGCTCAAAGAAGCTCCCGTCGATGCCGTCGCCGTCTCCCACCGCCTGCTGGTACGGGCCGGGTTCGTTCGGCAACTGGCGGCCGGCATCTACAGCTACCTGCCGCTGGCGATCCGCACGCTGGCGAAGGTCGAGGCCATCATCCGCGAGGAGATGGAGCGCATCGGCGGTCAGGAGTTCCGCCTGCCGGCCCTCCACCCGGCCGAGATCTGGCGGCAGAGCGGTCGGTGGGAGGTCATGGGCGACGAGATGTTCCGTCTGACCGACCGCCGGGGCAGCGAGTATGGCCTGGGGATGACCCACGAGGAGATCTTCACCCTGCTGGCCCGTGATGAGCTACGCAGCTATCGCGACCTTCCGCAAGTCTGGTACCAGATCCAGACCAAGTTCCGAGACGAGCCACGCCCGAAGTCCGGCCTGCTGCGGGTCCGCGAGTTCCCGATGAAGGACGCCTACACCTTCGACCTCGACCAGGCCGGGCTGGACGCCGCCTACGACGATCAGCGCGCCGCCTACGAGCGCATCTTCCGACGTTGCGGCATCCCGACCGTCATGGTGCAGGCGCACTCGGGGGCGATGGGCGGCAGCGGCTCGGCGGAGTTCATGGCGCGCACGGACGCCGGCGAGGATCTGGTGGCGGCCTGCACCTCGTGTGACTATGCCGCCAATGTCGAGACGGCCATCGCGCGGATCGAGGCGGCCGGCGCGCCAGACCCGGCCGATCTGCGTGACACGCCCGAGCGGTTCGCGACGCCCGGCGTGGTGACCATCGACGCGCTGGCGTCGCCGCCGTACAGCGTCGCCCCGCATCGTCAGCTCAAGACGCTGATCTACGTCGCGGACGGCACGCCGGTCGTGGCGGTCGTGCGCGGCGATCACTCCCTGAGCGAGGCGAAACTCCAGACGGCGACGGGCGCGAGCGTCGTGCGCCCTGCTGCCCCCGAGGAGATCGTCCCGCTGATGGGGGCGCATCCTGGCTCGCTGGGGGCGGTGCGGTTCACGGGGGCGACGGTCCTGGTGGACACGGTGCTGGCCGAGGCCGCCGGCATGGTGACCGGGGCCAACGACGACGGCGTCCACCTGCGCGGTGTGGATGTCCAGCGCGACGTGCTGCCGTTCGGGCTGGCCGGGCAGGATGGCGCGGCCGGCGCACGGGCGATCGATCTCCGCACCGTCCAGCCTGGGGAGGGCTGCCCCCGCTGCGACGGTCACCTGGAGGTCTTCAAGGCGCTGGAGCTGGGGCACATCTTCAAGCTTGGCGCCAAGTACTCGACGCCGCTCGGCGCGAACGTGCTGACGGCGGACGGCGCGAGCGTCCCGATCTTCATGGGCAGCTACGGCATCGGCGTCGGGCGGGTGATGGCGGCGGCCATCGAGCTGCACCACGACGACGACGGCATCATCTGGCCGTGGAGCATCGCGCCGTATCACGTGCAGTTGCTGACGCTCGGGCGCGAGCCGGCCCTGGCCCAGTGCGCCGAGGAGGTGCTGGCGATGCTCCAGGCGGCCGGCCTGGACGTGCTCTACGACGACCGCGACGCGCGGGCCGGCGTGAAGTTCAAGGATGCCGACCTGCTGGGCCTGCCACTGCGGCTGAGCATCGGGCAGAAGGGGCTGGCGCAGGGCGCCGTCGAGTGGAAGGAGCGAGACGGCGGGGCGGTCGAGCTGACGCCGCTGGCGGAGCTGCCGGAGCGGCTGCGGGCGTCGATCGAGCGACGCAGCCGGACCCGGTAG
- a CDS encoding amidase, with protein sequence MAGFAEYEQYDAVGLAELVRRKQVSPAELLDAAIERVEARNGAVNAVIGRADDRARAAIADGLPVGPFTGVPYLLKDLAGWQAGDVVTRGSDFFKDTPVVAQDGEHVQRLKQAGLVIFGRTNSCELGLSLTCEPRAYGPTKSPWDTTRISGGSSGGAAASVGSRMLPMAHASDGFGSIRAPAACCGLVGLKPTRGRNTQSPYSGEGLGGCSTEHAVTLSVRDTATLLDAISGPGLGDPYAAPAPRRPFAQEAGADPGTLRIAFTTKAPNGAPVAPEYLETLQMTAKLCADLGHHVEEADPQVDGELVVPTFLTIAAVNTVVNLGSHPTKGRSARQGEVENVTWATGQLGEQTSAADYVRATQTMHRLGRQMAAFHQQYDLLLTPGLGTLPPKLGWIDMMMDDVHEYWRRVFTFSPFTVWFNLTGQPAMMLPLGQSATGFPIAVQLVAPFGDEAALIRLGSQLEAAKPWFGRKPPVAQ encoded by the coding sequence GTGGCTGGATTCGCCGAGTACGAACAGTACGATGCCGTGGGGCTGGCCGAGCTGGTTCGCCGGAAGCAGGTCTCACCCGCCGAGCTGCTGGATGCCGCCATCGAGCGCGTCGAGGCCCGCAATGGCGCGGTCAACGCCGTCATCGGCCGGGCCGACGACCGCGCCCGCGCGGCCATCGCGGATGGGCTGCCGGTGGGGCCGTTCACGGGAGTCCCATACCTGCTCAAGGATCTGGCCGGCTGGCAGGCCGGCGACGTCGTCACGCGCGGGTCGGACTTCTTCAAGGATACGCCGGTGGTGGCGCAGGACGGCGAGCACGTTCAGCGGCTCAAGCAGGCCGGGCTGGTGATCTTCGGCCGGACGAACTCCTGCGAGCTGGGCCTCTCCCTGACCTGCGAGCCGCGCGCCTACGGCCCGACGAAGAGTCCCTGGGACACCACCCGCATCTCGGGCGGTTCGTCTGGCGGGGCGGCGGCCTCGGTCGGCTCGCGGATGCTCCCGATGGCCCACGCTTCGGATGGCTTCGGCAGCATCCGCGCCCCTGCCGCCTGCTGCGGTCTGGTGGGCCTGAAGCCGACGCGCGGCCGGAACACCCAGTCCCCCTACTCGGGCGAAGGGCTGGGCGGCTGCTCCACCGAGCATGCCGTCACCCTCTCCGTGCGGGACACCGCGACGCTGCTGGACGCCATCTCCGGCCCTGGCCTGGGCGATCCCTACGCTGCGCCAGCCCCGAGGCGGCCGTTCGCACAGGAGGCCGGGGCCGATCCCGGCACGCTGCGGATCGCCTTCACCACGAAGGCCCCGAACGGTGCGCCGGTCGCCCCCGAGTACCTGGAGACGCTCCAGATGACGGCGAAGCTCTGCGCCGACCTGGGGCACCATGTCGAGGAGGCCGACCCGCAGGTTGACGGCGAGCTGGTCGTCCCGACCTTCCTGACGATTGCCGCCGTCAACACGGTGGTCAACCTCGGGAGCCACCCCACGAAGGGGCGCTCGGCCCGGCAGGGCGAGGTCGAGAACGTCACCTGGGCGACCGGTCAGCTTGGCGAGCAGACGTCGGCGGCGGACTACGTGCGCGCCACCCAGACGATGCACCGGCTCGGGCGGCAGATGGCGGCGTTCCACCAGCAGTACGACCTGCTGCTGACGCCGGGCCTGGGGACGCTCCCGCCGAAGCTCGGGTGGATCGACATGATGATGGACGACGTCCACGAGTACTGGCGGCGGGTGTTCACCTTCTCGCCGTTCACCGTCTGGTTCAACCTGACGGGCCAGCCGGCCATGATGCTGCCGCTCGGGCAGAGCGCGACGGGCTTCCCCATCGCGGTGCAGCTGGTGGCCCCGTTCGGCGACGAGGCCGCGCTGATCCGGCTGGGGAGCCAGCTGGAGGCGGCAAAGCCCTGGTTCGGCCGGAAGCCGCCGGTGGCGCAGTAG